CATCGAAGAGGGTGTAGAATACGCCAGCCTTGTTGTTGAAGCAGCTACCGAAAATATCGACCTGAAACTTAAAATTTTCAGAGATTTAGAGAAATTTTGCCCAGACGACACCATTCTCGCCAGTAATACCTCTTCTATTTCAATTACACAAATCGCGGCGGTCACTTCACGCCCCGAAATGGTAATAGGAATGCACTTTATGAATCCGGTGCCTATTATGAAATTGGTTGAAATTATTAAGGGATACAGCACCAGCGACGCAACCTATGCAACCGTTAAGGCCATTTCAGAAAAACTGAACAAAGTACCCGTTGAAGTAAACGATTACCCGGGATTTGTGGCCAACCGAATTTTAATGCCCATGATTAACGAAGCTGTTGAAACCCTTTACAACGGCGTAGCCGGCGTAGAAGAAATTGACACAGTGATGAGGCTGGGAATGGCACATCCAATGGGTCCATTACAATTAGCCGACTTTATTGGTCTGGACGTGTGTTTGTCGATTTTAAATGTAATGTACAACGGCTTTAAAAACCCAAAATACGCTCCTTGTCCACTATTGGTTAACATGGTAATGGCAGGCAAACTCGGAATTAAAAGCGGGGAAGGTTTTTACGACTACTCCGAAAGTCGCAGAGCCGAGAAAGTAGCCAAGATGTTTCAATAAAATGGCAAAAATATTTCCATTTCGAGCAGTTCGCCCTTCACGTGACAAAGTGAGTTTAATCGCTTCACGGTCATACGACAGCTATACAACAGCTCAAGTGGAAGCCAGATTACGGGACAATCCCTTTTCATTTTTGCATATTATCAATCCCGGTTACAAATACCAAAAGGAAATTGCTGGAGAAGAGCGCTATTCCCTAGTGAAAAACCGTTATCAGGAATTTAAAGAGGATTCCTATTTTGTACAGGACGCCAAGCCTTCTTTTTATATCTATAAGATTGTTAACAGAGACGGATTGGAATTCAACGGACTAGTGGCAGCGGCCAGTACGCAGGATTACGAAGATGATATTATTAAAAAACACGAAGATACCCTGGAATATAAAGAGGAAGTCTTTGTAAAATACTTAAAAACGGTTGGCTTTAATGCCGAGCCTGTATTGCTTACTTATCCCGACCGGGAAGAACTTGCAACAATTATTGAAACCATTATGCAGGATCGGGCCGAATATGAATTCACAACCACCTATCGCGATACACACTATCTTTGGAATATAGATGACGAGAAAGTTGTAAGTAAAATTGTCTCACTCTTCGATTCGATGGATACCTTGTATATAGCCGATGGTCATCATCGCTCCTCTTCTTCATATTTACTGGCGAAGGAATTACAATCTGAGAACAAAAATCACAACGGTACAGAAGCTTATAATTACTTTATGAGCTATCTTATTCCTGAAAGTGATTTAAAAATTTACGAGTTTAATAGGTTGATAAAAGACTTAAACGGTCTAAGTAAGGAGGAGTTTCTAATTCGCTTAGACGCCATGTTCCGAATAGAAAATCGTGGAGAAGAATATTACAAACCCTCCAAAAAGCATCATTTCAGTATGTATCTGGACGGGCAGTTTTATTCGTTATACCTTCGGAAAAATAATTATGACATTACGAATGCACTGGAAGGACTGGATACTCAAATTTTATATGAAACCATTTTGAAGCCAATTCTGGGCATTGAAGACTTGCGAAACGATCACCGTATAGAATATTCCCACGGAAAAAATGATCTGGCCTATGTAAAGTCCTTAGTAGACAAAGGCGATTTTAAGGTAGGTTTCGGATTGGTTCCCATTACTACCGAGGAGATGAAACAAATTGCCAACGAGGGGCTTAAAATGCCACCAAAAAGCACTTACATCGAACCAAAACTGCGTAGTGGGGTTACGATTTATGAATTTTAAAATAAAAAATAGCGGTTTGAATTCTAAACCTTGCTTAGTACTTTTACTCTTATGAATATTGCCGAAAATCTTACTGAGCTTAAAAATACGTTACCTTCTTATGTAAGCCTGGTTGCCGTTACCAAAACAAAGCCTGTGAGTGACATTATGGAAGCCTACGATGTTGGACACCGCGTATTTGGCGAAAATAAAATACAGGAGATGGAAAGCAAATGGCGGGAAATGCCAAAAGATGTGCAATGGCATATGATTGGGCATGTACAGCGCAATAAGGTAAAATATATGGCTCCTTTTGTACATCTAATTCATGCTGTGGACAGTTTAAAATTACTGAAGGAAATAAACAAGGAAGCCGAAAAAAACAGCAGGGTAATTAAGTGTCTGCTTCAAGTAAAAATTGCCGAAGAAGACAGCAAATTTGGCATGGGTGAAGCCGATGCCTTGCAATTATTGGCTTCGGAAGAATTTAAAAAATTTAAGAATATTTCTGTCATTGGCCTTATGGGAATGGCTACCTTTACAGATAACGAGGTTCAAATAACCAATGAATTTCAGAAATTAAAAAAGTTCTACGAACAGCACCAAAATGCCTTTCAGTTTACAACCCTGTCTATGGGAATGAGTAGCGATTATAATCTGGCCATCGCAAATGGAAGCAATATGATAAGAGTAGGGAGTGCAATTTTTGGCGAGAGAAATTATAATTAAAGACGTATTTTTATTGAATGTATGCAATTTTAGACATAGAGACCACAGGCGGTCAATACAATGAAGAGGGAATTACCGAAGTTGCAATTTATCGCTTCGACGGCCATAAAATAACAGATCAGTTTTGCAGTTTAATCAATCCCGAAAGGCCCATACAGCCTTTTGTGGTCAATCTTACGGGTATCACTTCCGAAATGCTCCGGAATGCACCTAAATTTTACGAAGTTGCAAAACGCATTATAGAAATTACAACCGATTGCATCTTAGTAGCCCATAATGCCCAATTCGACAATCGCATCCTCACAACCGAATTTGACCGTCTGGGGTATCCCTTCGAAATGGATACTCTTTGTACTGTGGAGCTTTCAAAAAAATTATTTCCGGAGCAACCTTCCTATAGTCTCGGGAAATTAGTGAGGGCATTGGGTATTCCGTTAAGTGATCGCCATCGTGCCCAAGGAGATGCCAAAGCAACAGTATCACTTTTTAAAATGTTACTTACCAAAGATACTTCCAAAGAAATAATTACCTCCTTGGTTCGCAAAGATCCCAAACGACAGTTGGAGCCAAAATTATTGGATATTATCGCATCTGCGCCAACGAGCACCGGAGTCTATTATATGCATCGGGAAGACGGAAGCATCATCTATATTGGAAAGAGTAAGAATATTAAAAAACGATTGGTTCAGCATTTTACAAACGACAATCGTAAATCGAAAAAAATTCAGTTGGAAGTGGCTGCAGTTACTTTCGAAGAAACCGGCAACGACCTTATTGCTCAGCTAAAGGAAAGTGAAGAAATTAAGCAGAACAAACCTATTTACAACAGAGCACTTCGTAGAACCTTGTTTAGTTATATGCTAACCTCGCAGGTCGACCCACATGGGTATATTACTTTAAAAATTGAAAAAGCCAATAGCAGTCAAAAGGCAATTACCACATTTACCAACTATCAGCAAGCAAAGGTGAGCTTGTTTACCATCACTGAAGAATTCCAATTATGCCAAAAACTGAATGGTTTACACCAAACAGAACACGGTTGTTTCGCTCATGGGATTAAAGAATGCTTTGGCGCTTGTATTGAAGAAGAACCCATTGAAGCTTATAACGAACGTGTGGAGCGTTATTTAGAAAAGAACAGCTACCTTAACAATCACATGTTAATTATCGACAAGGGACGTGATATAGATGAGCGCTCGGTTATTTTAATTGAGAACGGAGTGTACAAAGGCTTCGGATTTTTCAACTTAAATTATCAAATAAACAATCCCGAAATTCTTCGGACAATTATAAGTCCCATGGAAAATAACAGGGATGCACAGCACATTATTCAAAGTTATTTACGAAGAAACAAGGTGATGAAAATAGTAAATCTTCCGCAGGAGGCTACTTTGTAAGTAAACTTGTGTAAATTTAAACAAACGAAATTCTTGGTAATTGAAATTTAAAAGGAATCATTCGAATTTAGACGAAGAAAAGGCATCGGGTCGTACTATCTGGAATTGGAGAGAAAGGCTATATCGCATCATTTATGAAGCCGACACTCCTTTAGGAAAACTCTTTGATGTAGTGCTTTTGGCTTTAATTCTTTTAAGTGTCGTATTTGTGATGCTTGAAAGTGTAAAAACCATCGACGAAAAATTACATCAGGTCTTATACTATGGGGAATGGGTTATTACCATTTTCTTTACCTTCGAATATATCGCTCGTATTGTTACTATCAAAAAACCTTTTCGATATATCTTCAGCTTTTACGGGATTATCGATTTTCTTTCAACCATTCCTTTGTATATATCGCTGATATTTACCGGAAGTCATTTTCTTCTTACAGTACGAGCCTTTCGATTGCTTCGAATTTTCAGAATCTTAAAAATTACGCGTTATATAGGAGAATCCAACAAGCTGGTAAAAGCTCTCAAGGACAGTAAAGCAAAAATATTTGTATTCCTCTTTGCAGTGCTAATTATCGCCATAATTGCCGGTACTCTAATGTATCTTATTGAAGGAGAAGAGAGCGGATTTAAAAGCATCCCTGCGAGTGTATATTGGTGTATTGTAACGCTCACGACGGTTGGATTTGGAGATATTGCTCCTGTCACACCGCTCGGACAATTTATTGCGGCAATTATCATGATTATGGGATACGGAATTATTGCGGTTCCCACCGGGATTGTAAGTGCAGAGTATACAAAAACTCAACGGTCGGTTACTGTGAATGATGAAAATTATGTACATGTAAACACCTCTTCTTGCCGTAATTGTGGTGCTTCCAAGCATAGGGACGATGCCGAATATTGTCATAAGTGCGGAACAGTCCTGCATCCGGAAGAAGAAGTATTTTAACTAATTTGGAAAAACCATTGCTTATTTGTGTTGTTGGCGCTACCGGAATCGGGAAAACTGCCCTTGCAATAGAAATTGCGAAAGCTTTTGCTACCGAAATTATTTCGGCAGATTCCCGTCAGTTTTTTAAAGAAATGACCATTGGTACTGCGGTTCCTTCTTCGGAAGAGTTGGCTGCGGCACCTCATCATTTTATTCAGCATAAAAGCATATTCGATTCGTACAGCGTTGGAGATTTTGAAAG
This genomic stretch from Ulvibacter sp. MAR_2010_11 harbors:
- a CDS encoding exonuclease domain-containing protein, whose amino-acid sequence is MYAILDIETTGGQYNEEGITEVAIYRFDGHKITDQFCSLINPERPIQPFVVNLTGITSEMLRNAPKFYEVAKRIIEITTDCILVAHNAQFDNRILTTEFDRLGYPFEMDTLCTVELSKKLFPEQPSYSLGKLVRALGIPLSDRHRAQGDAKATVSLFKMLLTKDTSKEIITSLVRKDPKRQLEPKLLDIIASAPTSTGVYYMHREDGSIIYIGKSKNIKKRLVQHFTNDNRKSKKIQLEVAAVTFEETGNDLIAQLKESEEIKQNKPIYNRALRRTLFSYMLTSQVDPHGYITLKIEKANSSQKAITTFTNYQQAKVSLFTITEEFQLCQKLNGLHQTEHGCFAHGIKECFGACIEEEPIEAYNERVERYLEKNSYLNNHMLIIDKGRDIDERSVILIENGVYKGFGFFNLNYQINNPEILRTIISPMENNRDAQHIIQSYLRRNKVMKIVNLPQEATL
- a CDS encoding 3-hydroxybutyryl-CoA dehydrogenase — encoded protein: MKNVAVIGAGTMGNGIAHTFAQFDYKVQLIDVSQSALDKGMATITKNLDRMVAKEAISEEDKKRTLKNITTYTSIEEGVEYASLVVEAATENIDLKLKIFRDLEKFCPDDTILASNTSSISITQIAAVTSRPEMVIGMHFMNPVPIMKLVEIIKGYSTSDATYATVKAISEKLNKVPVEVNDYPGFVANRILMPMINEAVETLYNGVAGVEEIDTVMRLGMAHPMGPLQLADFIGLDVCLSILNVMYNGFKNPKYAPCPLLVNMVMAGKLGIKSGEGFYDYSESRRAEKVAKMFQ
- a CDS encoding ion transporter, whose amino-acid sequence is MWNWRERLYRIIYEADTPLGKLFDVVLLALILLSVVFVMLESVKTIDEKLHQVLYYGEWVITIFFTFEYIARIVTIKKPFRYIFSFYGIIDFLSTIPLYISLIFTGSHFLLTVRAFRLLRIFRILKITRYIGESNKLVKALKDSKAKIFVFLFAVLIIAIIAGTLMYLIEGEESGFKSIPASVYWCIVTLTTVGFGDIAPVTPLGQFIAAIIMIMGYGIIAVPTGIVSAEYTKTQRSVTVNDENYVHVNTSSCRNCGASKHRDDAEYCHKCGTVLHPEEEVF
- a CDS encoding DUF1015 domain-containing protein, whose amino-acid sequence is MAKIFPFRAVRPSRDKVSLIASRSYDSYTTAQVEARLRDNPFSFLHIINPGYKYQKEIAGEERYSLVKNRYQEFKEDSYFVQDAKPSFYIYKIVNRDGLEFNGLVAAASTQDYEDDIIKKHEDTLEYKEEVFVKYLKTVGFNAEPVLLTYPDREELATIIETIMQDRAEYEFTTTYRDTHYLWNIDDEKVVSKIVSLFDSMDTLYIADGHHRSSSSYLLAKELQSENKNHNGTEAYNYFMSYLIPESDLKIYEFNRLIKDLNGLSKEEFLIRLDAMFRIENRGEEYYKPSKKHHFSMYLDGQFYSLYLRKNNYDITNALEGLDTQILYETILKPILGIEDLRNDHRIEYSHGKNDLAYVKSLVDKGDFKVGFGLVPITTEEMKQIANEGLKMPPKSTYIEPKLRSGVTIYEF
- a CDS encoding YggS family pyridoxal phosphate-dependent enzyme, with protein sequence MNIAENLTELKNTLPSYVSLVAVTKTKPVSDIMEAYDVGHRVFGENKIQEMESKWREMPKDVQWHMIGHVQRNKVKYMAPFVHLIHAVDSLKLLKEINKEAEKNSRVIKCLLQVKIAEEDSKFGMGEADALQLLASEEFKKFKNISVIGLMGMATFTDNEVQITNEFQKLKKFYEQHQNAFQFTTLSMGMSSDYNLAIANGSNMIRVGSAIFGERNYN